The sequence below is a genomic window from Oreochromis niloticus isolate F11D_XX linkage group LG3, O_niloticus_UMD_NMBU, whole genome shotgun sequence.
GAAGAATCGAGGGTCAAcagtcagcacagagagctgaagTAATAGCTCTGACTCGAGCCCTCAGACTGGCCAAGGACATGAAGGTGAACATTTACACTGATTCAGCTTATGCGTTTGGAGCAGCTCACCTGGAACTGGCTCAATGGAAGAGAGCAGGTTTCAGAACAGCAACTAATGCCCCAATATGCCATAAGAAGGAAATGGAGGAACTGGAAGAAGCTCTGAATGACCCAGACGAGGTAAGTATCATAAAATGCAAAGGACACTCTCAGGAAAACACAATGGTGGCCAAAGGGAACCAGAAAGCAGATGAAGCCGCAAAAGAAGCTGCAGGCTACAAAGGACGAAGGCAAATGGTGGAGGTCACTGCGGAGGAGGAACCAAGCATCGATGTGTTAGAGGAAGCCAGACAGGCTCAGGAAGAAGCCACCCAAGAGGAAAAGGAGGTGTGGGAGAACCGAGGAGCCCGGAAAGAAAGAGGTCTGTGGCGAGGACCCCACGGGCGACCGGTTCTGACAGCTAAGCTGGCTGAAAAGAAAGTAAGTGAGGCGCACGGACTTGGCCACGTAGGAGTgacacagatggagagaaactTGTGTCACTGGTGGCACCCGGATCTGAGAAACATGATAAAGGAGAGAGCCCGAACCTGTCTAATTTGCGGGGCACACAATCCAAAGCCAGCGGTAAAGCCAGAAACAGGTAAGTTCCTCATGCCAGAGAGACCCGGAGAAGAAATCGTGATTGACTTCACCGACATGATCGATCCGGGACCGGGAGGAGTCAGGtatttgttggtgtgtgtggaCGCTCTGACCGGATGGCCAGAGGCGTGGGCGACTAAAAGAGAGGACGCGAAAAGCGTCATCAAATGTCTGATCAACCACTACATACCTAGGCATGGGTTCCCCAAGAGAATTAGGTCAGATAATGGAACCCATTTCAGGAATCAAGATCTGGCAGAGGTGGAGAAAATGTTGGGAGTCCAGCATAAGTTTGGGACAGTGTATCATCCGCAGTCCCAGGGGAAAGTAGAAAGAATGAACCTAAATTTGAAGAATAAGTTAGCTAAAATCTGCGCGCAGACAGGGTTAAACTGGGTTGCAGCCCTGCCAATTGCTTTGATGACCATAAGATGCTCTGTTAACCAATCCACAGGTTTCACGCCCTACGAGCTGCTGACAGGACGGCAGTTTCCGGCGCCCTGGACAGTGGTCCCGGTAGAGCAGCCCAGAAAAAGTAACAGGTCTCATGCTGAATATTTTAATGAGTTGAAAGCTCTTGtgtccagtttcacaaaacaggTTACCTCTGGAAGACCCACAGTAGGAGGGGAGGTCCCAGACGCAAAAGCAGTGTGGCTGAAAGTCATTAAGCGGAAGTGGAAAGAGCCTCGCTGGACAGGTCCGTACGAGGTAACCGCCCGGACGACCACAGCGGTCCGactgaaagggaaaggcgaCACCTGGTTCCACTGGACGCAGTGTGCTGCAGCAGACGAGAGCTTGGTACAGGACAACCCCACTATACCTGACACAGGTGCCAACGAGCAGAGgcagaataaatcctctcacctgtgcaacgggccgaacagtagtctacctgggaggccgaagCAAGAAGAACAGCCAAGGAGGAGATCCCCGCGCCAACACAAAGGAGTGGTAACAAATTAAGGGGAGAAAAGAATAAAATTTTATGTTAGAAGTAGAAATTTAAGACAACACAATGCACACATTCGACTTACAGACACGTAGTAGGAAGCGTGAAGAGAGGAAATTGGTAAAAATGCTTCTCACAACCACATGGTTGCTATATAAGATAGTATTAGTTTTGGTCATatgtatttttgtgtatttttggcAGGTAGCCCAGCGCAACCCACCTGAGCACGGAGGCCAGCCCAGCCCAACACTGACTGAAAAACCGAATACCGAAATGTGGCCGCTGAAAAGACCCAAGCGTGAGGTGTCAGGTAAAAGGGATGGTTGTCTCAGCGCATATAATGGCATGGAACTGGACTACGTTAAAGGGTCCACAAGCTCATACACGTTTGATCTATGTGAAGTGATTAATTGTAAAggagcaaacagcagctggaggGGATATGATGTGTGGGTTTGCAGCCACCCTGACGTTTGCACACGGGGAGGGAACCCTCACTCCAGCCGGGGAATCCACCCTGTACTGGCGTCatacacagcagcacagtggtgCGCCCCTGGCTGGGGGAACATGGTAAGTTGGACCGGAGTAGGGTGGCAGCCACATGTGCCTGAGGGATTGAAGGGAATAGCAATTCAGAGGGATTTCTCTGCTGCCCAAAACCCTATCACACTCTCTCTGGGCCCCTGGAACACCCTGCCCAGGTCAGATAGCCCAGGAAACGTGTTCTACCTGGTAATTGGGGTAGACGTGTCAGGTACAGATCCAATAGGAGTAATTAGAATAAACTTAGTGAATCCCATGACTAACAATGTCACAAATTTTGTCACGAACATTACAGGAAAAGGAGGGGACGGGTCGCCAACCGCTACACCAGAGGAACATGAACCAAAAGGTAGACGAGTGTTGACGGTCGATTACACTAGGCTGAAGCCGCAGGATTTAATCGAGCGTGCCACCGTTTTCAgtgacagtaacctctggctggACTGGGTGGCCCAAAATGCTAAAGAACAACAAGTATCTAACTGTGTTGCTTGTGCTTCAGCTAGGCCGCAGTTGTTTACAGAGCCCGCTCCACTGTACCCAGAGGACAAGTGGGGGTACGACTGCATGCTGCGACTTACTAGAGGAGCGGTGAGTGCTGGTAACTGTTCAATCTTGTCTAGCCTCTTCCCGCCAATTGACAAGCAGACACAGGTAGGACCATTCGCAAGTAAAAAAGATAACTATACGTGCTTTAAGTTCTCTACAGATAAAATGAGATATAAGCTGGGAGAGATTGACCCCAGCTGGTGCTCTGTGACACTCACAGGGAGGACCACTAATATAAGAAATGACTCGAGCACGATAATTGGCACCTGGGCAAGAAGTGGGTTGTATTACTACTGTGGGGAGAAAACTATTTTGGTTCGTGTACCTCTGGGAAGTGTTGGAACATGCGCTATGGTGAGATTGGGAGCTCCACTGATGCTAataggaaacaaagcaaaagccGTACCACAAAGAAATACACGCACATTGGCAGCTAGACGTAAGAGACACATATTGAGAAAGAGAGGGATTCAGGGGACACATGCATACGACCCCCGAATGGATTCACCCACCTGGATTgactccataggagtgcccagggggGTTCCAAGCGAATATAAATTAGTGGATCCGATAGCTGCTGGTTTTGAAAACTTGCCAATAATCTCTGCTCTTTTTCCAGTGACCCCGAACAAGAATGTGGACAGAATAAACTATGTTCATTATAATGTGCTGAGACTTTCAAACCTAACCAGGGACGCCGTGGAGGGATTGGTGGAGCAATTGGGCCCGACCTCATTGATGGGGGTCCAAAATCGCATGGCTTTGGACATGTTGTTGGCGGAGAGGGGAGGGGTCTGTGCCATGTTCGGCGATCAGTGCTGCACCTTCATCCCCAACAACACCGCCCCAGACGGCTCAGTAACTCGAGCCCTGGAAGGCCTGAAAACTCTGTCCAAAACCATGCATGAAGATTCTGGGATTGAGAATCCCTTAGAGGGCTGGATGACATCCGTGTTCGGGCAGTGGAAGGGGTTTGTGATTTCTGCAATGCTTTCTATCGCTGCTTTTCTAGGAATTTTGGTCACCTGTGGGTGCTGTCTCATTCCTTGTGCCAGAGGATTGTTGGAAAAGGTAATCACGAGGGCAGTGGATCCAGGGGGAGTGACCCCGGTGTCCATGATGCCATTGATGGACATGGAATCAGTTGAGGAAGCCGAGGAGTGACACAGCACACGGTATGGTGACCTCTTGTGGTCAAGAGGTCAAAAGGAggaattgtggaattaaagaaattgttttactgctacaatatatCTCATAGCATTAGCATCGCATTAAGAGTATCACATATAGCTTTAAGACGGCAGGGAGACATTTAACACACTGACACCATATTAACCTTTAGCACAGGTGCAGTgataaccatttttatattgttatatcCTTATATACATATTGCAGTTTTGTGCTTATAAAGAGCTGAAGCTCCCCCAGATAATTAAAGGTCACGAGCTTCGTTCGGCGATAGGTCTGGACGATCCATTGGAGGAGATGCCGGGAGCTTAAGAAAGATcgcacacatgcttacaaaacacatatatatcaCATAACCTAGAAACAGACCTGAATagaggcctgaatgtattcagcaaaCATGTTCCATTTGAGTCTGCCTAGTAACAGATGATGAGAAGGAGAGAACCAGCCCATGGGGACCCAGAGGCCTGAGACCATCGCCTTATTTGGAAGAAGATaccagaaagaggaactttTGTTTCTGCATTATTTCTAAAATTGAtcaatgttcttaagatgcaaattatgtgcttgtaaacgcatgagggggcgtcataataccctgacaTTATAAAAGCAAATCGAAATGTATCTTTGGTGAAGATCCTTGCTGATGTGTGCAGTAACTATCTTCCCGCGCGTGTGcttaaataaaatcattgttcTGACCCAACCCTTCTGGACTGTTCTGGTTTTGTATCTCCCCTCAATTCTGAACTCGTAACAATGAGAACCGTTTGAAATGAATCTATACATGTATGTTCCTTTTACTTAAattgctttggaaaacactatctaacgtcattaaagtgctggttaaggttagggcaaAGATTATGGCTAGAGTTTGGGATAAGGTTAGgcttagggctggaatacatggctggaacgtGTACTACCACGGGCGGGTCATTCCACTGGATTTCATCCATAACCCAGCCTGTAGCATAATTCCgtggaaggtcacctttcgTGTTACTCAGGAATGTCTCGGGACTTGACAAATTGTCAGTATATTACGCTTCAGGAGTAAGAAAGGGCTGGTCCAGAAGAGTgcaggaacagcaaagatactgcacaggaccctgaagctatat
It includes:
- the LOC112843171 gene encoding uncharacterized protein LOC112843171 yields the protein MLGVQHKFGTVYHPQSQGKVERMNLNLKNKLAKICAQTGLNWVAALPIALMTIRCSVNQSTGFTPYELLTGRQFPAPWTVVPVEQPRKSNRSHAEYFNELKALVSSFTKQVTSGRPTVGGEVPDAKAVWLKVIKRKWKEPRWTGPYEVTARTTTAVRLKGKGDTWFHWTQCAAADESLVQDNPTIPDTGANEQRQNKSSHLCNGPNSSLPGRPKQEEQPRRRSPRQHKGVVAQRNPPEHGGQPSPTLTEKPNTEMWPLKRPKREVSGKRDGCLSAYNGMELDYVKGSTSSYTFDLCEVINCKGANSSWRGYDVWVCSHPDVCTRGGNPHSSRGIHPVLASYTAAQWCAPGWGNMVSWTGVGWQPHVPEGLKGIAIQRDFSAAQNPITLSLGPWNTLPRSDSPGNVFYLVIGVDVSGTDPIGVIRINLVNPMTNNVTNFVTNITGKGGDGSPTATPEEHEPKGRRVLTVDYTRLKPQDLIERATVFSDSNLWLDWVAQNAKEQQVSNCVACASARPQLFTEPAPLYPEDKWGYDCMLRLTRGAVSAGNCSILSSLFPPIDKQTQVGPFASKKDNYTCFKFSTDKMRYKLGEIDPSWCSVTLTGRTTNIRNDSSTIIGTWARSGLYYYCGEKTILVRVPLGSVGTCAMVRLGAPLMLIGNKAKAVPQRNTRTLAARRKRHILRKRGIQGTHAYDPRMDSPTWIDSIGVPRGVPSEYKLVDPIAAGFENLPIISALFPVTPNKNVDRINYVHYNVLRLSNLTRDAVEGLVEQLGPTSLMGVQNRMALDMLLAERGGVCAMFGDQCCTFIPNNTAPDGSVTRALEGLKTLSKTMHEDSGIENPLEGWMTSVFGQWKGFVISAMLSIAAFLGILVTCGCCLIPCARGLLEKVITRAVDPGGVTPVSMMPLMDMESVEEAEE